From Leifsonia sp. fls2-241-R2A-40a, one genomic window encodes:
- a CDS encoding ABC transporter ATP-binding protein: protein MTDAAIATSGLTKRFRSRAVVDGLDLNVPRGSVFGFLGPNGSGKTTTIRMLLGLVSPSAGSIQVLGEAMPDRGARVLPRVGALVEGPAFAPYLSGTANLMRRDTADRYAPGSTRRARVEAALERVGLSHAAGKHVRAYSLGMKQRLGIAGALLTDRDLLVLDEPTNGLDPQGTREVRSLVRSLADEGTTVFVSSHLLAEIEQVCTHAAIMRTGRLVAQGSLDELRRGSGPRLAVETPDASRAASVLSRFGLDAVLTGSGVEAALGEVGPPAEELAAALVRDDVRLRGFVVRASSLEERFVELTGEGFDVEQ from the coding sequence GTGACCGACGCGGCGATCGCGACCAGCGGGCTCACCAAGCGCTTCCGGTCGCGAGCGGTCGTCGACGGCCTCGACCTGAACGTTCCGCGCGGATCGGTCTTCGGTTTCCTCGGCCCGAACGGCTCGGGGAAGACCACGACCATCCGGATGCTGCTGGGCCTGGTCTCGCCGTCTGCCGGGTCGATCCAGGTGCTCGGTGAGGCGATGCCGGATCGCGGGGCGCGGGTGCTCCCGCGGGTCGGTGCCCTGGTGGAGGGGCCGGCGTTCGCGCCCTACCTGTCCGGCACCGCGAACCTGATGCGCCGCGACACCGCCGATCGGTACGCGCCCGGGTCGACGCGCCGCGCCCGGGTGGAGGCGGCGCTGGAGCGGGTGGGCCTCTCCCATGCGGCTGGCAAGCACGTCCGCGCGTACTCGCTCGGGATGAAGCAGCGCCTCGGCATCGCCGGCGCGCTTCTCACCGACCGCGACCTCCTGGTGCTCGACGAGCCGACGAACGGACTGGACCCGCAGGGGACGCGCGAGGTCCGGTCGCTGGTGCGGTCGCTGGCAGACGAGGGCACGACGGTGTTCGTGTCGAGCCACCTGCTGGCGGAGATCGAGCAGGTCTGCACCCATGCGGCCATCATGCGGACCGGACGCCTGGTCGCACAGGGCTCGCTCGACGAGCTGCGTCGGGGGTCGGGACCGCGGCTGGCGGTGGAGACACCGGACGCGTCGCGCGCGGCCTCCGTCCTGTCCCGCTTCGGTCTGGACGCCGTGCTGACCGGCTCCGGAGTGGAGGCGGCGCTCGGCGAGGTCGGACCACCCGCGGAGGAGCTGGCGGCGGCGCTCGTCCGCGACGACGTGCGGCTGCGCGGGTTCGTCGTGCGCGCGTCCAGCCTCGAGGAGCGCTTCGTGGAGCTCACCGGGGAGGGCTTCGATGTCGAGCAGTGA
- the pyk gene encoding pyruvate kinase — MRRAKIVATLGPATSSYDNIRAIIDAGVDVARMNLSHGSYEVHEGVYANVRKAADDAGKPVAVLVDLQGPKIRLGKFEAGPYELAEGDIFKITTEDIIGTKEISSTTFKGLPNDVKPGDFLLIDDGKVRVRVVSVDGPVVTTEVIVAGPVSNNKGINLPGVAVNVPALSDKDEADLRWGLKLGADLIALSFVRNAADIERVHEIMAEEGRKIPVVAKIEKPQAVEALEEIIEAFDAIMVARGDLGVELPLEAVPIVQKRAVELARRAAKPVIVATQMLESMISSPVPTRAETSDVANAVLDGADAVMLSGETSVGEYPVVTVQTMAKIVTSTEEHGLERIQPLGTRPRTQSGAITLAAVEVADFVEAKFLCVFTESGESARRMSRLRSRIPILAFTPEESVRRRMSLFWGVESFVVGRVTHTDQMVAQVDEALKSTGRAVDGDKVIIISGSPPGIPGTTNDIRVHRVGDVL, encoded by the coding sequence ATGAGAAGGGCGAAAATCGTCGCGACCCTCGGGCCCGCGACCTCAAGCTATGACAACATCCGCGCGATCATCGACGCGGGTGTGGACGTGGCCCGGATGAATCTGAGCCACGGCAGCTACGAGGTGCACGAGGGGGTCTACGCCAACGTGCGCAAGGCCGCCGACGACGCCGGCAAGCCGGTCGCCGTGCTCGTCGACCTGCAGGGCCCGAAGATCCGTCTCGGCAAGTTCGAGGCCGGTCCCTACGAGCTCGCCGAGGGCGACATCTTCAAGATCACCACCGAGGACATCATCGGTACCAAGGAGATCTCCTCGACGACGTTCAAGGGCCTCCCGAACGACGTCAAGCCGGGTGACTTCCTGCTGATCGACGACGGCAAGGTGCGCGTGCGCGTCGTGTCGGTGGACGGCCCGGTCGTCACCACCGAGGTGATCGTCGCGGGTCCCGTCTCCAACAACAAGGGCATCAACCTGCCTGGTGTCGCGGTCAACGTGCCGGCGCTCTCCGACAAGGACGAGGCCGACCTGCGCTGGGGCCTCAAGCTCGGCGCCGACCTGATCGCGCTGTCGTTCGTGCGGAACGCCGCCGACATCGAGCGCGTGCACGAGATCATGGCCGAGGAGGGTCGCAAGATCCCCGTCGTCGCTAAGATCGAGAAGCCGCAGGCCGTGGAGGCGCTCGAGGAGATCATCGAGGCGTTCGACGCCATCATGGTCGCCCGCGGCGACCTCGGTGTCGAGCTGCCGCTCGAGGCGGTCCCGATCGTGCAGAAGCGCGCGGTCGAGCTGGCCCGTCGCGCGGCGAAGCCGGTCATCGTGGCGACGCAGATGCTCGAGTCCATGATCTCCAGCCCGGTTCCGACCCGCGCCGAGACCTCCGATGTCGCGAACGCCGTCCTCGACGGCGCGGACGCGGTCATGCTCTCGGGCGAGACCAGCGTCGGCGAGTACCCGGTGGTCACGGTGCAGACCATGGCCAAGATCGTGACCTCGACCGAGGAGCACGGTCTGGAGCGCATCCAGCCGCTCGGCACGCGCCCCCGCACCCAGTCCGGTGCGATCACGCTGGCCGCCGTAGAGGTCGCCGACTTCGTCGAGGCGAAGTTCCTCTGCGTCTTCACCGAGTCGGGCGAGTCGGCGCGCCGCATGTCGCGCCTGCGCAGCCGCATCCCGATCCTGGCGTTCACGCCGGAGGAGTCGGTCCGCCGTCGCATGTCGCTGTTCTGGGGCGTCGAGTCGTTCGTCGTCGGACGCGTCACCCACACCGACCAGATGGTCGCCCAGGTGGATGAGGCGCTGAAGTCGACCGGCCGCGCGGTCGACGGCGACAAGGTCATCATCATCTCCGGTTCCCCTCCCGGGATCCCCGGAACCACGAACGACATCCGCGTGCACCGGGTCGGCGACGTCCTGTAG
- a CDS encoding outer membrane lipoprotein carrier protein LolA, translating into MEHRWLRWAPAVVVPAVIAAAVVITPLAAGASDLPVSTPADVLHLVAASNTRSFSGTVEQNSDLGLPSLPTATSKGTDDNSAADLLELALADHTAKVWVDGPARVRVQVLDQLAERDAIRNGSDLWLYQSSGEKVTHATLPAHAQKDATPHATSLTPSQLAQRFLDAVDPSTKVSLGDPTQVAGRDAYDLVLTPKADTTLIGTVSIAVDGKTGIPLKVAVTARGASAPAFEAGFTSFSDQKPDADVFAFAPPKGASVSEQKLPDAGRMHEPAGSHPMPSVSGTGWATVVALPAGSAPSAVSDDPLFSQLTQPVDGGRALSSSILSVLVTADGRVLAGSVPVSALQAAAQASAK; encoded by the coding sequence ATGGAACACCGTTGGTTGCGCTGGGCGCCCGCTGTCGTCGTCCCGGCCGTCATCGCGGCCGCTGTGGTCATCACCCCGCTGGCCGCGGGTGCCAGCGACTTGCCGGTGAGCACGCCGGCGGATGTGCTGCACCTCGTGGCTGCGAGCAACACGCGCTCCTTCTCGGGCACCGTCGAGCAGAACTCCGACCTCGGCCTGCCGAGCCTTCCCACGGCCACGTCGAAGGGGACGGACGACAACAGCGCCGCCGACCTGCTGGAGCTCGCCCTGGCCGACCACACCGCGAAGGTGTGGGTGGATGGGCCGGCTCGCGTCCGCGTCCAGGTCCTCGATCAGCTGGCCGAGCGGGATGCGATCCGCAATGGCTCCGACCTGTGGCTGTACCAGTCCTCGGGTGAGAAGGTCACGCACGCGACGCTTCCCGCGCACGCTCAGAAGGACGCGACTCCGCATGCGACGTCGCTCACTCCGTCGCAGCTGGCGCAGCGCTTCCTCGACGCCGTCGACCCCTCCACGAAGGTGTCTCTCGGCGATCCCACCCAGGTGGCCGGCCGCGACGCGTACGACCTCGTCCTGACGCCGAAGGCCGACACCACGCTCATCGGCACCGTGTCCATCGCCGTCGACGGCAAGACCGGCATCCCGCTGAAGGTCGCCGTGACCGCGCGAGGTGCGAGTGCGCCGGCGTTCGAGGCCGGGTTCACCTCGTTCAGCGACCAGAAGCCGGACGCCGACGTGTTCGCGTTCGCCCCGCCGAAGGGTGCGAGCGTCTCCGAGCAGAAGCTGCCGGACGCGGGGCGGATGCACGAGCCGGCCGGTTCGCACCCGATGCCGTCCGTCTCCGGCACCGGCTGGGCGACCGTCGTCGCCCTTCCCGCAGGTTCTGCTCCGAGCGCGGTGTCGGATGATCCGCTGTTCTCGCAGCTGACGCAGCCGGTGGACGGCGGACGTGCCCTGAGCTCGTCCATCCTCTCGGTGCTCGTCACCGCCGACGGCCGTGTGCTCGCCGGCTCGGTGCCGGTGTCGGCTCTGCAGGCAGCGGCGCAGGCGTCCGCCAAGTGA
- a CDS encoding ABC transporter permease, producing MSSSELTAAPETTTAVVSLAARRERPSGGWALLGSEISVMFRRWRTWAMLGALAAIPLLIAVAVRLTGGSSRGPAFLSEITSNGLFVAFTALVVCVPLFLPLTIGVVAGDTIAGEASHGTLRYLVIAPAGRLRLLGVKYAGCAVFCIAAALVVGLAGTLIGALLFPIGPVTLLSGVQVSPGEAYLRLLLIALYIVVSLLGLCAIGLFLSTLTDVPVGAMAATAVLAVVSQVLDQLPQLEGLHPWLFSHYWLGFGDFLRDPISWDSFGQNALLQLGYIAVFGALAIGRFTSKDILS from the coding sequence ATGTCGAGCAGTGAACTGACGGCGGCACCCGAGACGACGACGGCCGTGGTGTCGCTCGCGGCGCGCCGCGAGCGTCCGTCCGGCGGCTGGGCTCTGCTGGGATCGGAGATCTCCGTCATGTTCCGGCGCTGGCGCACCTGGGCGATGCTCGGTGCGCTGGCCGCCATCCCGCTCCTGATCGCCGTCGCCGTCCGGCTCACGGGCGGAAGCTCGCGCGGACCGGCGTTCCTCAGCGAGATCACCTCGAACGGACTGTTCGTCGCGTTCACCGCGCTCGTGGTCTGCGTGCCGTTGTTCCTGCCGCTGACGATCGGGGTCGTCGCCGGCGACACGATCGCCGGGGAGGCCAGCCACGGCACGCTCCGCTACCTGGTCATCGCTCCGGCGGGCCGCCTCCGCCTCCTGGGCGTGAAGTACGCGGGATGCGCGGTCTTCTGCATCGCCGCGGCGCTGGTCGTCGGCCTCGCCGGCACGCTGATCGGCGCGCTGCTGTTCCCGATCGGACCGGTCACGCTGCTCTCGGGCGTGCAGGTGAGCCCCGGGGAGGCGTACCTGCGGTTGCTGCTGATCGCCCTGTACATCGTGGTGTCGCTGCTCGGGCTGTGCGCGATCGGGCTGTTCCTCTCGACCCTGACCGACGTGCCGGTCGGCGCGATGGCGGCCACCGCCGTCCTAGCCGTCGTCTCGCAGGTCCTCGACCAGCTGCCTCAGCTGGAGGGACTGCACCCGTGGCTGTTCAGCCACTACTGGCTGGGCTTCGGCGACTTCCTGCGCGACCCGATCTCGTGGGATTCGTTCGGCCAGAACGCGCTGCTGCAGCTGGGCTACATCGCGGTGTTCGGTGCGCTCGCGATCGGCCGGTTCACGTCGAAGGACATCTTGTCCTGA
- a CDS encoding GNAT family N-acetyltransferase, whose protein sequence is MSDTVVRPVEEAVWHDLETVFSTRGDASGCWCQWFKIPRAQSDQLSRDDFHDRLHDQVRTGTPGVIAWVDGEPAGWSAVEPFSAYPNLARSPITKRLADDPQDPWAVTCFVVRIEFRKQGLARALLAGAVEHARAQGAEVLEGYPVDPEVRPSLSAAERYHGTVSLFRDGGFDVVRRPSATRAVMRRTV, encoded by the coding sequence ATGAGCGACACAGTGGTCCGCCCGGTCGAGGAGGCCGTCTGGCACGACCTGGAGACGGTGTTCAGCACGCGCGGCGACGCGTCGGGATGCTGGTGCCAGTGGTTCAAGATCCCCCGCGCGCAGAGTGACCAGCTGTCGCGTGACGATTTCCACGACCGGCTGCACGACCAGGTGCGCACCGGAACCCCCGGCGTGATCGCCTGGGTGGACGGGGAGCCCGCGGGCTGGTCGGCGGTCGAGCCGTTCTCGGCATATCCGAACCTCGCCCGCTCCCCCATCACGAAGCGCCTTGCCGACGATCCGCAGGACCCGTGGGCGGTGACCTGCTTCGTGGTCCGCATCGAATTCCGGAAGCAGGGGCTGGCCCGGGCGCTGCTCGCGGGGGCGGTGGAGCACGCCAGGGCGCAGGGCGCGGAGGTGCTGGAGGGCTATCCGGTCGACCCGGAGGTCCGCCCCTCGCTCTCGGCGGCGGAACGGTACCACGGCACCGTCTCACTGTTCCGGGACGGCGGCTTCGACGTCGTACGACGACCGAGCGCCACGCGGGCGGTCATGCGCCGCACGGTGTGA
- a CDS encoding EamA family transporter: MSSTRRDRLVGAGTQVATEISINYGSSLAGLLIPVVGSIVVVAARQVVTAVAVLPFYRPRRAELTWRRLWPALALGVVLAAMNLSFYEAVGRLGLGMAATIEFLGPFALALVGSRRLLDAGCAVAAAAGVLLLTATEGSVDPIGVVLALTAAAAWAAYILLTRRVAMRLPGLEGLSVASVVSTVLTVPLALIVVDYSKLDARVLLLLLALGVLSSAVPYSLDTFILRRITPRLYAVITSFGPVVATVFGVIVLGERFSLIQLVGILVVCAAAAVTIATQREHPRSELEQAAETVP; encoded by the coding sequence GTGAGCTCCACCCGTCGCGACCGCCTCGTCGGTGCGGGCACCCAGGTGGCGACGGAGATCAGCATAAACTACGGCTCGTCGCTGGCCGGTCTCCTCATCCCCGTGGTCGGCTCAATCGTCGTCGTCGCGGCCCGGCAGGTCGTCACCGCAGTCGCGGTGCTGCCGTTCTACCGGCCCCGACGTGCGGAGCTGACCTGGCGCCGGCTCTGGCCTGCTCTCGCGCTGGGAGTCGTGCTCGCCGCGATGAACCTCAGCTTCTATGAGGCCGTCGGACGGCTCGGCCTCGGCATGGCCGCGACCATCGAGTTCCTCGGACCCTTCGCTCTGGCGCTCGTCGGCTCCCGGCGGCTGCTCGACGCGGGATGCGCGGTGGCGGCAGCCGCAGGAGTCCTGCTGCTGACGGCGACCGAAGGCAGCGTGGACCCGATCGGGGTGGTCCTGGCCCTGACCGCCGCAGCGGCCTGGGCCGCGTACATCCTGCTCACCCGCCGGGTGGCGATGCGGCTGCCCGGGCTGGAGGGGCTCAGCGTGGCCAGCGTCGTCTCGACGGTGCTGACGGTTCCGCTCGCACTCATCGTCGTCGATTACAGCAAGCTGGATGCGCGCGTGCTGCTCCTGCTGCTCGCGCTCGGCGTGCTGTCGTCCGCTGTCCCGTACAGCCTCGACACGTTCATCCTGCGCCGCATCACGCCGCGCCTGTACGCGGTGATCACCAGCTTCGGACCGGTCGTCGCGACCGTCTTCGGGGTGATCGTGCTCGGCGAGCGGTTCAGTCTTATCCAGCTGGTCGGCATCCTCGTGGTGTGCGCCGCCGCCGCGGTCACGATCGCGACGCAGCGCGAGCACCCGCGTTCCGAGCTGGAGCAGGCGGCCGAGACCGTCCCCTGA
- a CDS encoding SGNH/GDSL hydrolase family protein, which yields MPTTAFTSYIAIGDSFTEGVGDDLPDGRVRGWADFVALGMAAASTTPFRYANLAVRGRKLGPIVAEQVEPAIAQHPDLVSLNGGGNDIMRPRVSIEGVAQTLMDAADRVVASGSHMLLLSGANPSAHLPLGGLIRRRGEELAIAVRAMLPRDGITFVDNWADEGLEDSRYWSEDRLHLGPLGHARVASNVLTALGVPVPAEWGVEEVAAAPPGEKTRRTADYYRRYVLPWVGRRLTGRSSGDNRAAKIAELTVVDPESAHPL from the coding sequence GTGCCGACCACCGCATTCACCAGCTACATCGCCATCGGGGACAGCTTCACGGAGGGCGTGGGCGACGATCTGCCCGACGGACGCGTTCGCGGCTGGGCCGACTTCGTGGCGCTCGGAATGGCCGCGGCATCCACGACGCCGTTCCGCTACGCGAACCTCGCCGTGCGCGGCCGCAAGCTCGGCCCGATCGTGGCCGAGCAGGTGGAGCCGGCGATCGCGCAGCATCCCGACCTGGTCAGCCTGAACGGCGGCGGCAACGACATCATGCGCCCGCGCGTCTCCATCGAGGGTGTGGCGCAGACCCTGATGGATGCGGCGGATCGCGTCGTCGCGTCCGGCAGCCACATGCTGCTCCTGAGCGGCGCGAACCCCAGCGCGCACCTCCCCCTCGGCGGCCTCATCCGCCGTCGCGGAGAGGAACTCGCGATCGCCGTGCGCGCGATGCTCCCCCGGGACGGCATCACCTTCGTGGACAACTGGGCCGACGAAGGCCTGGAGGACAGCCGCTACTGGTCGGAGGACCGGCTCCACCTGGGTCCGCTGGGCCACGCCCGCGTCGCGAGCAACGTGCTCACCGCTCTCGGCGTCCCGGTGCCGGCGGAGTGGGGCGTCGAGGAGGTCGCTGCCGCGCCTCCCGGCGAGAAGACGCGGCGCACTGCCGACTACTACCGCCGCTACGTGCTGCCGTGGGTGGGCCGCCGGCTCACCGGCCGGTCGTCGGGCGACAACCGCGCGGCGAAGATCGCCGAGCTGACCGTGGTCGACCCGGAGTCCGCGCACCCGCTGTAG
- a CDS encoding phosphoketolase family protein, producing the protein MTDTTTASAAHELTEEMLDRLDAWWRAANYLSVGQIYLLDNPLLRRPLSRDDIKPRLLGHWGTTPGLNFIYAHLNRAIRERDLDTLFVAGPGHGGPGVVASAYLDGTYSELYSAIDQSEDGLRRLFRQFSFPGGIPSHAAPQTPGSIHEGGELGYALSHAYGAAFDNPGLLVAAVVGDGEAETGPLATAWHSNKFLNPRQDGVVLPILHLNGYKIANPTVLARIPESELLSLMRGYGYEPFIVSGGFDGEDPREVHKRMAATLDEILDRIAEIKTQAEEGTLTGRPSWPMLILRTPKGWTCPAEIDGHPTENNWRSHQVPLANARDTEAHTRLLENWLLSYRPEELFDEAGRPVELVSGLAPEGERRMSANPVSNGGLLRRDLRLPDFRDYAVDVPAPGETLAEATKVLGEWIRDVMIANPHDFRLFGPDEIASNRLQAVFEDTSKQWNAEYLPIDDDNHLAPTGRAMEVLSEHQCQGWLEGYLLTGRHGVFTSYEAFIHIVDSMFNQHAKWLKSAGEVAWRRPVASLNYLLSSHVWRQDHNGASHQDPGFIDHVVNKKADVVRVYLPFDANTLLSTYDHCLRSVDYVNVVVAGKQPAPNWLTMDQAIAHCTRGIGIFPWAGTEVEGEEPDVVLGCAGDIPTLETLAAADILRRRLPDLKVRVVNVVDLMRLQTEGEHPHGLNDREYDALFTVDKPVIFAYHGYPWLIHRLTYRRNGHDNLHVRGYKEEGTTTTPFDMVMLNDLDRYHLVIDVIDRVPGLASRHAELRQEMQDARLRAREYTRERGEDIPEVAEWTWGGGERTTRFDTTGGDND; encoded by the coding sequence ATGACCGACACGACCACGGCGTCCGCCGCTCACGAACTGACCGAGGAGATGCTCGACCGACTGGACGCCTGGTGGCGTGCGGCAAACTATCTGTCGGTCGGTCAGATCTACCTGCTCGACAACCCGTTGCTGCGGCGCCCGCTCTCGCGCGACGACATCAAGCCGCGGCTGCTCGGCCACTGGGGCACGACGCCCGGGCTGAACTTCATCTACGCGCACCTCAACCGCGCCATTCGCGAGCGCGACCTCGACACCCTGTTCGTGGCCGGTCCCGGACACGGCGGCCCCGGGGTGGTCGCGAGCGCCTACCTCGACGGCACCTACAGCGAGCTCTACAGTGCGATCGACCAGAGCGAGGACGGCCTGCGCCGGCTGTTCCGCCAGTTCTCGTTCCCCGGCGGCATCCCGAGCCACGCCGCGCCGCAGACGCCAGGCTCCATCCACGAGGGCGGCGAGCTCGGGTACGCACTGTCGCACGCCTACGGCGCGGCCTTCGACAACCCCGGCCTGCTAGTCGCCGCGGTGGTCGGCGACGGCGAAGCGGAGACCGGTCCGCTTGCGACGGCGTGGCACTCCAACAAGTTCCTCAACCCGCGTCAGGACGGCGTGGTGCTGCCCATCCTGCACCTCAACGGGTACAAGATCGCCAACCCGACGGTGCTGGCGCGCATCCCGGAGTCGGAACTGCTCAGCCTGATGCGTGGCTACGGCTACGAGCCGTTCATCGTCTCCGGCGGCTTCGACGGCGAGGACCCGCGCGAGGTGCACAAGCGGATGGCCGCGACGCTCGACGAGATCCTCGACCGCATCGCAGAGATCAAGACGCAGGCCGAGGAGGGGACGCTGACCGGGCGCCCGTCCTGGCCGATGCTCATCCTCCGCACACCCAAGGGCTGGACGTGCCCGGCCGAGATCGACGGCCACCCGACCGAGAACAACTGGCGGTCGCACCAGGTGCCGCTGGCGAACGCCCGCGACACGGAGGCGCACACCCGGCTGCTGGAGAACTGGCTCTTGTCGTACCGCCCAGAGGAGCTGTTCGACGAGGCCGGACGCCCGGTGGAGCTCGTCAGCGGCCTCGCACCGGAGGGCGAGCGGCGGATGAGCGCCAACCCGGTCAGCAACGGCGGGCTGCTCCGCCGCGACCTGCGGCTGCCCGACTTCCGCGACTACGCGGTCGACGTACCGGCCCCGGGTGAGACGTTGGCGGAGGCGACGAAGGTTCTCGGAGAGTGGATCCGGGATGTGATGATCGCCAATCCGCACGACTTCCGCCTGTTCGGGCCGGACGAGATCGCTTCCAACCGCCTGCAGGCCGTGTTCGAGGACACCAGCAAGCAGTGGAATGCCGAATACCTGCCGATCGACGACGACAACCACCTCGCGCCGACCGGGCGCGCGATGGAGGTGCTCAGCGAGCACCAGTGCCAGGGCTGGCTCGAGGGGTACCTGCTGACGGGACGGCACGGCGTCTTCACGTCGTACGAGGCGTTCATCCACATCGTCGACTCCATGTTCAACCAGCATGCCAAGTGGCTGAAGTCGGCGGGTGAGGTGGCCTGGCGGCGACCGGTGGCATCCCTCAACTATCTGCTCAGCTCGCACGTCTGGCGGCAGGACCACAACGGCGCCTCCCACCAGGATCCCGGCTTCATCGACCACGTCGTGAATAAGAAGGCGGACGTGGTGCGCGTGTACCTGCCCTTCGATGCGAACACGCTGCTGTCCACCTATGACCACTGCCTGCGCTCGGTCGACTACGTGAACGTGGTCGTCGCGGGCAAGCAGCCAGCGCCCAACTGGCTGACCATGGACCAGGCGATCGCGCACTGCACCCGCGGCATCGGCATCTTCCCGTGGGCGGGCACCGAGGTCGAAGGCGAAGAGCCGGATGTGGTGCTCGGCTGCGCGGGCGACATCCCGACCCTGGAGACCCTGGCCGCCGCGGACATCCTGCGCCGGCGCCTGCCGGACCTCAAGGTGCGCGTCGTCAACGTCGTCGACCTGATGCGCCTGCAGACCGAGGGCGAGCATCCGCACGGTCTCAACGACCGCGAGTACGACGCGCTGTTCACGGTCGACAAGCCCGTGATCTTCGCCTACCACGGGTACCCGTGGCTCATCCACCGCCTGACCTACCGGCGCAACGGCCACGACAACCTGCACGTGCGCGGCTACAAGGAGGAGGGCACCACGACGACGCCATTCGACATGGTGATGCTCAACGACCTCGACCGCTACCACCTGGTCATCGACGTCATCGACAGGGTGCCGGGGCTGGCGTCCCGTCACGCCGAGCTGCGCCAGGAGATGCAGGATGCGCGGCTGCGCGCCCGCGAGTACACGCGCGAACGCGGCGAGGACATCCCCGAGGTCGCGGAGTGGACGTGGGGCGGCGGCGAACGCACGACCCGCTTCGACACCACCGGCGGGGACAACGACTGA
- a CDS encoding VOC family protein, translating into MQKVSTFLWFESGVEEAATLYTSLIPNSSILEVKRFGEGMPNGLVVLRFTLDGVEYQAMNTGPAGGFTEAISLSVVCDDQAEVDRIWDALTADGGEESMCGWLKDPWGVNWQIVPRRLLELQADPDRDRADRANRAMLRMRKLDIAALEAAADGR; encoded by the coding sequence ATGCAGAAGGTCAGCACGTTCCTGTGGTTCGAGAGCGGTGTGGAGGAGGCCGCGACGCTGTACACGTCGCTCATCCCGAATTCGAGCATCCTGGAGGTGAAACGGTTCGGGGAGGGCATGCCGAACGGGCTCGTGGTGCTCCGCTTCACGCTCGATGGAGTCGAGTACCAGGCGATGAACACGGGGCCCGCGGGCGGCTTCACCGAGGCGATCTCACTGTCCGTGGTGTGCGACGACCAGGCCGAGGTCGACCGGATCTGGGACGCGCTCACCGCCGACGGCGGCGAGGAGAGCATGTGCGGGTGGCTGAAGGACCCCTGGGGTGTCAACTGGCAGATCGTGCCCCGGCGCCTGCTCGAACTGCAGGCCGACCCGGACCGCGACCGCGCCGACCGCGCCAACCGGGCGATGCTCCGGATGCGGAAGCTCGACATCGCCGCGCTGGAAGCGGCCGCCGACGGCCGGTGA
- a CDS encoding alpha/beta hydrolase yields the protein MQKTIVETDAGPMAVRCTPRESDVATILLHGAAGSWTTWAPLIAAAEAERGVPVPDLVVPDLPGWGDSPADLSGLDVEVLAAAAATAARALGYERWRMVGHSLGGFVGLEVAVREQEATQSVVLISATTFAGRADVLSTGALFRGYAPLMLLLQGMRVLAALGAPSVRLVRALDRAGILALLASPLFARRVPGVAHELARDLRPAAFVRAVACARRYPASARWGRIRCPVMALRGDRDVFVPGPDDARLAAVVPGLRTVVLPATGHFAHVEHPTLVARLCLDDASWPTTDAAASVEA from the coding sequence GTGCAGAAGACGATCGTCGAGACGGATGCCGGGCCGATGGCCGTGCGGTGTACACCGCGTGAATCGGACGTGGCGACCATCCTGCTCCACGGCGCAGCGGGCTCGTGGACCACGTGGGCGCCACTGATCGCCGCCGCGGAAGCAGAGCGCGGCGTGCCGGTCCCCGACCTCGTCGTGCCGGACCTGCCGGGCTGGGGCGACTCCCCCGCCGACCTCTCCGGGCTGGATGTCGAGGTGCTCGCCGCCGCCGCGGCGACCGCCGCGCGGGCGCTCGGGTACGAGCGGTGGCGCATGGTCGGCCACTCGCTGGGCGGCTTCGTGGGACTGGAGGTGGCGGTGCGGGAGCAGGAGGCGACGCAGTCCGTCGTCCTCATCTCGGCGACGACGTTCGCCGGCCGGGCGGACGTCCTCAGCACCGGCGCGCTGTTCCGCGGGTACGCGCCGCTGATGCTCCTGCTGCAGGGGATGCGCGTGCTCGCCGCTCTCGGCGCACCCAGCGTCCGGCTGGTGCGCGCGCTCGACCGGGCCGGGATCCTCGCGCTCCTCGCCTCGCCGCTCTTCGCCCGCCGCGTCCCGGGCGTCGCGCACGAACTCGCGCGCGATCTGCGTCCGGCCGCTTTCGTCCGCGCGGTGGCCTGCGCCCGCCGGTATCCCGCTTCGGCGCGCTGGGGTCGCATCCGCTGCCCGGTCATGGCCCTGCGCGGCGACCGGGACGTGTTCGTACCCGGCCCCGACGACGCGCGGCTCGCCGCGGTCGTGCCCGGCCTCCGCACCGTCGTCCTGCCGGCGACCGGGCACTTCGCGCACGTCGAGCACCCCACCCTGGTGGCGCGACTGTGCCTGGACGATGCCTCCTGGCCGACGACCGATGCGGCCGCTAGCGTCGAGGCATGA